One Lytechinus pictus isolate F3 Inbred chromosome 11, Lp3.0, whole genome shotgun sequence genomic window, TGGAGCATATTTTTGTTACCACAAGTGCGTCAAATCATCTCATCGTATCCCAACTGAATATGAACTCAATATTGCATTTGAGCATTAGTTAATTACATGGTCTACAAATCTAAGATAGTCAAATTTAAACCCATTTGTTCCTCGATCAATTTGTTCtaattaccatttggtctaatacccatttagTCTTGTtctcataggcccgtattctggaGTTGGGTTTAACTTTAATAGACCATGGTCTGACTTTGTGCTAAAGTTATGGAAATCCAAATGtgtcaaaatttatttaaattacatgattcttatgtttactatgctCTTCTCAAATTCTTTAATGCtgaagacaattatcttatTAATCATTCCAAGACAGTTATGAATAATTTGAGTGTGAAAttagctgatacattgaacctctactgttaagagatttatgtcacgattggctatccatagttaaaccacaactttgaaccagagtttaaatcaaacccgatttcagaatacaggccatataGTCTAATGCTCAGTTAGTCTAATAAGCACTTTgtgtatttattatatatatattttttttaatggaaatttggttcataaacagttcatctaaccacatagtggtgttagaccatgtggatattagACATAATAAAATAGCTAAACTggaaattatatgaaatggtAAATTAAATATCAATTAGAACAAATGGTTAGTAGATGACGAACTAGGATAACATCTGGGGTCcgttttcataaaaattattggactaacaaatttgcaataacagttaaaagctactgaaatcatttaatctgattggctgatcataaatttgttatagcaattgtgcatttgttatagTAACAAGTCTTAATGAAATGGAACCCAGGTGGGAGGAGACCAAAATGTAAAGTAGACAAAGCGGGTAAAGACTAATTGGCAATTAGCCGTCACATTATTCATATCTGAACAAGGTTTTAAAAGGTTGCATGATCACAGAAATCTTGCTATGGTTattaagtattaaaaaaaagaaaaaaaagaatggaattGGAATTAGATCAATAAAAACTTTTCGTAAGGCAGGAAAAggggccctgtttcataaaacttgttataacaaATTTGGAATAACAGTTTAAGCAATAACAGTTCAAAGCTATTGATATCATTCAAGTTGATTGGCTAGTAgcaaacttgttatagaaatggtgaatatattattataacaaatcttTATGACACGGGACACTCGATTTTTACCTTGTCTAtgattccattaaaaaaaaatcctaccgACATTGGCACAATTCTATAGTAGGGCCTACAATTCGCTACCCTACTCAACGTTACTGTTACCTCTCTCTTGTATGTCTCTTCTTTGATTTATGCTTCATGTCTTTATggtgttttttctcttttctatgCTTCTTATGGTGTCTTGACTCTTTCTTGCGCTTTCTTCTTCTGTCCTCCTCCTCACTGTCTTCCGAAGAACTATCATCGCCGTCTTCTTCTTCACTGGAACTAGTTTCCTGCCGCGAGTGCTTtttgtgtttctttttcttcttgtgtCGCTTACGTCTTTCGTCTTCTGATGCATCTTCATCTTCACTTGAGGTCTCTGGTCTCGATCTTTTCTTGTGCTTGCGTCTCTTGTGGCGATGATACCTTTCGTCTTCAGAAGAACTCTCGCTGTCATCATCTAAGGAGTTTGTGGCTTTGGAATTACTTCTTCTGCAATGAATGTAATCAcatttcagatataaatattggTGATAATATTCCCtccatattgtatatttcactttaaacatgtcaaatttttttttttaattttatttatattatttccaggcaaaagacaacaaaaatatGTACAAGAGGAAAAAATTACCACCAACTAGTGCCTGAGGAtgactaaaagaaaaactagtttctgttttgaagctctcctcactagtctaggtttacaaatatacaaaaaataaaatcagtataaaatggcaatatacatgtatgtttagatGCATTACTTATTAAAATAAAGAACTTACTAATAAAGAGTGTTTGTTTCCATGTGCAATTACAATATCCAGCcaatatgaaatgtttattttgcgaTTATCAGATAGTAAATCCTAGTCAGAAAacatataattatgatttacaTATTAAAATGTGAGAACTTCATTTacaatttttcacattttccccaaaattcTCCCCAAAACTATATCATTAAGTCTTTCATTTCGTAACAGATTTGGAGTTCTTCAATTCACTGCTTTTGATCAGAATTTTACTCTTCTCCCAAAGTTTCACTCTCTCTTGATCTTTCATTTTGATGGGAAAATTTTGgtaagaaaattgttgataccgAATGAAGTATGGTCATttcccccatgtctgcgcggtctcccaagtctgcgcacccgcgtatctgcgcgattctagtaaaagaatatacgcaacgagcacgaactttacacatgcattacatagacaggtattcattaaaaaatcagactcaaaatggtggaaaaatcatgaattcagggcatttcatgtgacggcctcaaaatgcagcctttgtcatcaaaatccccgaatcgtgtgcaaagtgaatgagtgcgcagacatggggtaccattttttttttcaatccgaaaatgactgcccaaaggtttttcaagaaaatcttatattttctttcattttttaatgagaaatttggtacacttactcttaataatataaggaacactattaaccaaaagattttgtgaaataagaagaaattcatgttaaatcttaactcaaattgttaggtgcgcagacttggggcccaccatcatacttTAAACAAGCAAGAGCTTTCTAGATAAAAACTAATGGAGTTGAATGATGAGAGGACAAAGGTGGATGGGAAAAGTTTTAATTTGGATTAGAAATGTAGCTACTCCCTAAAAAACACTTACCTTTCctgtttcttcctctttctatGTTCCCTCTTTTCACTTCTATCCTTTTTATGTGCATCTTCATCTGTCATAAAGATATATTCAAGAATTTGACCATTACTACTTCAATCTATTTTCCTCAACCACAAGCAAGTCATTTCATTTGTCAGGgcctttttcttaaaaaaaaaaggtttttaatgGCCAGTAACAACCTACACCTGGGCACAgaaacacaaaggttagcgattaatggCTAAATGAAAAGGCCTATCAAGATCTTCGTTGCAtgggcattttgctcagtagactgactaggaaccaatcacaACTGTTCTTTCAAAGTAGCaattaatcactaacctttgtgttacagggccaAGGTGGTTATATTTAATTGGTCAATTCATATTCAGttggaatataattttgattcTTGTATATTATATACAGTTTACAATGTAGTACAAGTGATAATATAGACCTTTCGTTTTCTGTGACGAGCCATGTAAACGTACGAGATTAAGGAATTTTGGGAGCGCTGCGCATGCGCGAAGTAAGCTGTGACGagccttctcgttcactgcccAAATCTGTGACTCGTATTTGAGGGTTTTGACGTTCGGTGTCATAGTGCTCGAACGAGCGCTAGTTCGTACATGAAGACGTCATCCAAGCTTAGCAAAAATTAATGAAGCCGCATCAACATTCGAGTTTCGTTGATTCAGCAGGGCTGGTAAACTGCAAGTTACTGCTTGTTACCAGTTTTTCCATTACATTCAGTGTGTCCTGTTTTCAGAAACTACATATCCGATAGGTAATTGatgttcaattttcaaacaACTGTGTTTTTATCGGCTTTTTGCGCAAGAGTGCAAATGTTGCACCCACAGTCGCCCCACTGGTTCGTAGCGTGATGCTACGCCTGATTCTCCGGCCGAGCATCGGCCCACGGCCCGCTCGCTATCATGCTGGTATATGCTGTTGCCTGGTACGGGTATGTCGACTTAAATCGAAACTGTTTTCATCAATGTACGAACGTGATACTGAACGAGCGGTGTCACCACTTCCAGTGAACTAGGACTACGTTGCAGTCGCAGACAATCGAAAGCTccttaatattgcattgacaaAGAAAAATTTAAATAATGCCTCATAGGTTTCATTAAATTGTCTTGCTGTAAGCTTCCTAACAAATGCAAAAAACTCTGTCGAAGACAAACTCCACTGCAATAACTTAGCCCCTCCTTCCTATTGTAATTTTCATTATCCCTGCAGAATCAACTGCTCAGGCAATGCCGGCTGTATTTTGGTTGTACTTACCTTTTGGTTTTGGTGGTAGAGCCGGCATCATAGCCTCATCCTCTTCGCTGTCATCACTGCTGGTGCTACTGATGTCAAGGGTCACGTCACGCTCCGGGTCGACCCTCACGAAGTTACGGCACTGGAAGGTCAGGTGCCCCGTGTAGCCGCATCTCTTGCAAGCGATGCGCGAGTTCTCCTTGCTGGGATTCAACAGACCTGAGATATGTatggaaatattgtacaatCAATTCATCATTGTATGACACTGTCCATTTTTCACAGACCGCATATTATCTCAAAATTATCAtctaaaaattatgttatcgtTCTTACCAATTgacctgaaattacattaatTTTCCAGAGAATCAGATCAGCGATTGGGTaaatcagggtgctacataacttttttgaagcacttgcccagtcgggcaagtaaattttcaaatagttggaaaatacttgcccgaatatagatttcacttgcccgaaaaaatccttcaaaacaaagttttattgcttcaaaacaagttatagccttatagttttacataccataccattgacggctttaaaaatagatttttgaACATGACTACTGATAtaccttgtagttgtattttttttttaatgatttttatcttgaacatcatgacaaaataaatggtaaatgtgctctttaattaatttcctaatctcatatattttccatatattttggaggggactaggacacacaataaaaaaaagggggagatcactgaaaataaccagaggGAAAAAATtttgagagggggagagaatgaaagaaaaaaaaagtaagaaagacagaaaggacgaagaaataaagggctgcggggaagagaaagatggaaagaaagaaattagaaaggaggatggaaagaaaaaagaaaaaaaaatagaaaaaaattagaggaagagaaaggaaggaatgaataaaaggaaa contains:
- the LOC129271420 gene encoding protein SREK1IP1-like: MLQAQGLLNPSKENSRIACKRCGYTGHLTFQCRNFVRVDPERDVTLDISSTSSDDSEEDEAMMPALPPKPKDEDAHKKDRSEKREHRKRKKQERRSNSKATNSLDDDSESSSEDERYHRHKRRKHKKRSRPETSSEDEDASEDERRKRHKKKKKHKKHSRQETSSSEEEDGDDSSSEDSEEEDRRRKRKKESRHHKKHRKEKKHHKDMKHKSKKRHTRER